The proteins below are encoded in one region of candidate division KSB1 bacterium:
- a CDS encoding pentapeptide repeat-containing protein, with protein MIFKVLVEAEAIWAGVDLSYANLCNAKLKFADFETVNFDNYDF; from the coding sequence ATTATTTTCAAAGTTTTAGTTGAGGCAGAGGCTATTTGGGCTGGCGTTGATTTATCATATGCCAATCTTTGCAATGCCAAGCTTAAATTTGCTGATTTTGAAACAGTAAATTTTGATAATTATGATTTCTAA